Proteins from a single region of Antechinus flavipes isolate AdamAnt ecotype Samford, QLD, Australia chromosome 2, AdamAnt_v2, whole genome shotgun sequence:
- the LOC127547533 gene encoding zinc finger protein 184-like, giving the protein MTSVLPTARSQIPLTFQDVAVDFTWEEWGLLEPSQKDMYWDVMLEIYENFISLGGVPLSIPDVISQLERMKAPWMTEGGVLISTFLDSSSQKTKCETKESTVKQNSFMEQSSKERFIKESPWHYTLGEGWNGDVRLERQKENQEIQSQEVFTSESVRERNIFGKKLNLGSVVVPQRRVCIRENLPTYSTLVKNMKKFFDSLKPKTISIGTKLKYSKCKKPFSYQSNVIHYQRAHPRGKAHKCNECNKAFSKKGSLNAHKLIHTGEKHFECNTCGRGFRYHSSLKQHQKIHTREKSHKCNECGKGFSRRGLLKTHKLSHIREKHLKCNVCGKGFRYPISLRVHKKMHTGEKPHICNECGKAFI; this is encoded by the exons ATGACTTCTGTACTCCCAACAGCCAGATCCCAG ATCCCACTGACGTTCCAGGATGTGGCTGTGGATTTCACCTGGGAGGAATGGGGGCTCTTGGAACCTTCTCAGAAGGACATGTACTGGGATGTGATGCTGGAGATCTATGAGAATTTTATCTCCCTTG GAGGTGTTCCTCTTTCCATACCAGATGTTATTTCCCAGTTGGAAAGAATGAAAGCACCATGGATGACAGAAGGAGGAGTCTTGATTAGCACTTTTCTAG aTTCTTCTAGTCAGAAGACAAAATGTGAAACCAAGGAGTCAACTGTAAAGCAGAATAGTTTTATGGAACAGTCATCGAAAGAGAGATTCATAAAGGAAAGCCCTTGGCATTACACATTGGGAGAAGGTTGGAATGGTGATGTCAggttagaaagacaaaaagaaaaccaagaaatacAGTCTCAGGAGGTATTCACTAGTGAATCTGTTCGTGAACgtaatatttttggaaaaaaactcAATCTGGGATCAGTTGTTGTTCCACAACGGAGAGTTTGCATAAGAGAAAATCTTCCTACATACAGTACACTTGTAAAGAATATGAAGAAGTTTTTTGACTCACTTAAACCTAAGACAATCTCCATTGGGACGAAACTTAAGTATAGTAAATGCAAGAAGCCCTTTAGTTATCAGTCAAATGTTATTCATTACCAGAGAGCCCACCCTCGGGGGAAAGcccataaatgtaatgaatgtaacAAAGCCTTCAGCAAGAAAGGAAGTCTTAATGCACACAAActaattcatactggagagaaacatTTTGAATGTAATACCTGTGGGAGAGGCTTCAGATACCATTCATCCCTTAAGcaacatcagaaaattcatactcGTGAGAAATCCCATAAATGCAATGAATGTGGTAAAGGCTTTAGCCGAAGAGGACTTCTTAAGACACATAAATTAAGTCATATTAGAGAAAAACATCTGAAATGTAATGTATGTGGGAAAGGCTTCAGGTACCCCATATCCCTTAGGGTACATAAGAAAAtgcatactggagagaagccacATATATGTAAtgagtgtggaaaggctttcatctGA